ATAAAATACGCCAAATATATATAGTGTCATACACGGAATGCTATTAATATGGTGCGATCTCTAAAGCTGCCAGTTTTCAAGCTATGACTGCAGCCCTGTTCTTTGTAGATTAATGGCTATGAATTATTTGTGGATTATTCACGTCATGTTTCTAAAAATATGATTTGTCTAGAAACTTTCTAAATCAATATTGTTCAGACCACTTGTTCAATGTGCCCTCTCAAAAGAGGATAATGATAGATGGAAACTGAGTTTATAACAATTAGTCGATGGCAcaaatgaataaattaaatattagaagttgatttaaatttttttaaagaaaaattattGGAGGAAGTTTTTGCAAAAACATAGCGTTTATCAATTTGAAAAGTGTGTCGGGAGATAATCTATAATCTGTAAACTGAGAACGTACCACCTAATCTATTGGTTAGGTTTACAATAaatcatatttaatttattataaacATATCATTCATTAGCTTTCATCCGCATTTCATCCATATCAAATGGGCCCTAGTTTCTAAGCTACCAGGGAGATACTTGAAACCAAAATCACAACTAAaaacattatttaaacatatgttACATACCCTCTCTACTTTTAGGTATGTTAATGGTAACAATTATAATGACTTAACGATGTTTTATATTGTATCCTTTCCTTTGTTTTCCCACTCATTGGATAACAATCTACTAGCTATCCTTATCCCAGTAGGAGTTGTTACATTTTATACTAATGGAAATCAGCATTAGCTGACAACAGGCTAGTGACACTGTGACAGAGAGTGATTCTTGGTCTGTTGTAGGGAGAGAATTCAGAGATTCATGTCCCTTCCTCCCTCAATTTTGTTGTACCTTAATTTCTTTGTTTATTATTACTACCAATTATTTTCTCCATCGTCTCCCCATATGATGCTTCTCTCAAATTGACATGAGACATCTCTTAGGCTCACAAGACACTTCAGCTTCACTCTTCTTTTTGGCTTTAGTTTAAATGCAAGAGTTTTACAGGAAATAACTCAAAAACTCCATTTAAATGGAGGAATAAATATCATTCAAACCAAACATAGGAATGAACTggaaaaatatcacaaaacgGACGCACAGGAATATCAAACTTTAAGAGGGTTGGCAACTAACTCCACATGGCGTCCAATCAATCATATCTGATCCTTatggaagaaaaggaagaaaatgtcATAAACAGAGAATAAAGTGAAAGTTGCCTGGTGTCTGCTTCTTTTTCATATCACCAATGTACTCACCTTAGGCTCACAATAAAATGCAAAAGAAACTATGTGATTTTCTCAATGGTTTGGTTTAATATCGTACAAAGATCAATATATATAACACGGGATTGAAATTTTAGAATGAAATGCGCATAAAATTGAAACTGGAATTTTTAACACTGCTGGAATTCTTCACAACAAAAACTTGTGAACTCTATTCCACTGAGAATCTCCAAACGGCTCCATGGTAGAACTATAGCCATCCATGTTACAAGCATCAAAAGCCcaacagaagagaaaaaacagagaaaaatacataaaaaactATACAACCAATGCCTAAGTAACACACCGTCGATATTGTACTTAGCCATAACCACAACCTGCATTTGCACATGTTTTTCAATTCTAACAACCACACAATAAATCCAGGGATTTCGACAGGCATTCTCTTTCTCAGCATGTTTGATGTATCTTCTCAGCTTAAAACTAAGCCCATCAAGGCTAGTCAGGAGGATGAACTTCATCCACTGGCACTCTGGCAGCCAGTCGAGATGGGTTCAGATGGATGAACAATCATCAATACATTGTCGTTCCTTTGAACAACCCCCATAATACAAACTCTGCTGCCCTCCTTGATGTATCTGCATGTAAATGTGCATGTCAAATGATTTCATATAACTCCAAAATTCAGAAGAAATAAGAGTACCCTTTTTTTAGGAACATTATACGATCATCACTTAAAACATTCCTTTCTCATAGCTGTTTCAGGATCTCAGGACATGTCCTTGTTATCCGGATTTATGTCAGTAACAACAGATTCATCAACATAAGAGGTTACCCGCGTCCCATATCCTTTTCTGACCAATGCTCGCTGACCAGATTGGAAATCAGAAATGTAGAAATCGACAGCATATGTCGCCGCAATCATAGCAAGGAAAATGTGAGGTCACAGGGTTTATGTTGGGAAGAATTATAGCAGTTTGCATTCTTCAATAAAATCCTCATGGCATTCAACACTAGCTAACTGTGAGATCTCATCATCTTGATAATAATCAAATTTCCAGTTGAAGAGAAACTCACCTCCATTGACCCGAGTCCCAAGCTAAATTAATCTGCAATGCTCAGCATTAGCAGCTTTTGATACCCATCCCCTGTACTCATACAGGCAAGTCCAATGAAAATGAAATGAGGACTCGAGGGGAAAATTTCCACAAGTAACAACCTGTGAAGATACGCTAGTTGTTAACGATGCGAAAATAAAGCATATTGCTAAAAGGCAATCCAAGTTTCTATAACCACAAGATTActgtcaaaagaaaaaatattatgagAAGAAATCATGTTAGTGTCAAGTACAGGTTAGTAGAGTTACCTGCTTGTGAAACTAACCTACATGATCAAAGCATCCATGTGCCTAGAAGTTTGTTCTTGTTTCTAATTAATATCAATATTATTACTACAGATGACCATCTAAAGTATTTTGTGAAACCTACAAATCAATACTGCTCAGCAGAATGATGGAGCAAAATCAATATTTCTGACACAGTCATACGCCAGTAACTTTCATGCACTGTCCATCTTTTGCTGTTCTAAGATCAGAATCAGGATAGCGACTGATGAACAAAATCATGCCTCTTGTTCCTCAGTAAATTAATATTCCAAATCGCAATTGCAGCGACAAAAACAAAGTATCACCACCACAAACTACCAGCAATATAGGATTATGAACAGCGCCAAGAATGAATCCACCTGCTATGAAACCCCATCACAAAGAGAAGAACAACCATATATCCAGAGAATTGACTTCGGAATGCTACCCTTGATTGAGTAACCATCTTCTACATTCAGATTTGTAACAGCCTGTTTGTGAGCAAAAGAGGTCGCACCACCAGATGAACTCATAGGTCCAGAGGAGATAGGCACTGATGATCAGCCCAGTTGTAGGAAGAACAGGAGATAAAGGGCCAGATGACTTCTTTCCTAGTTCTGCCAGAGGAATCAAATTCTCAATAGTTGCGACCAATGGCATTTGAAACTGGTCGAGAGTTGAAACCAGCACCACCAAATGAAGTATACTTCATTTCTTGAAGGTTGATTGCCTAGAGGACCAGATTCCCGCTACTTTTCAATGTGGAGGTCAAACATTTTTACAGCTCTCCAGATTTATCATTTTCTTAGCTAGTGGGATGGAAACTGTGAACCTATGTTCTGAACCAATAAAATTTAACTATACCTTGAGAATGCATGTAAGCAAGCAATACTACTGTCAAGTTTTTAAGCACATCACCAACATTGTCAGATACAACCAACACCTTCCTTGTCTCAGCACCTAAAACAGAACAAACGAAATTAAATcacataaataaaaaagaatggaAAAATCGGTTAACATAGCACATGTGGGATGCAGGATGCTAAATTCGGAAAataccacccaaaaaaaaaagtttacttTGCTGGATACCACCGGCGCCGCGAGCTTGAGTTTGAGCCTGCCATCCCCTTCTCCATTCAACGCTGGCTCGTCACTCGTCTAGCACAGGTCGTCGATAGCCAATCATCTAGCAGAAAGAACAGGAGGGGATTAGGCATTGCCGGGAGTAGTCAAATCAGGAGGAGATGGCTGCATTTGGATTCTCTCTCTTTGTACTCCCTAGAGTCAGAATGTCAGATTCAGAACCAAAATCACCAAACCAAGAAAACAAACTAGCACAAATTCATCTGAAGAACATAAATCAAGGGATTGTCCAAGATCCATACTACACTCCAATGTGGACTCAATTTCTGAACAAAAACACACATACCAGCCCATTCCCTAatcccatctctctcttcttgCCCTCGATCGGCCGCGCATCTCTTCTCGCCGGACAGCCGCTGCTcgtccctccctctcctcttggAGGAGAAAGCGTCCGAGGAAGGAGAACAAACTTCCCCGATTGAAGGGTATTTCGGTCCTTTCCATTCAGCGTTCTGTGGAAAGCTGTGGTATTCTCCGAACCAATTAGCGCGCGTCAAGTCTTTGCcaaagttttttctttttatttaccGAATTGGACATCCTGGCTATGGACCGAATTTATTAAACCATGTTCTGCCAGGTTTCCCAGTTATGGACGATTAGATATGACCCAAGATTGATTCAAGGTAGAACCAAAGGGCATGTTTAAAGTAGAGCATGATATAGGACCTTTAGTCCACTCTGAGACTATTATCTTACCAACTCTTAAGTTAAGATGATAAAAGATTCTAACCATTAAtatactgaattttttttcttatctttctttcactttttccatcatttttcttttatagacACTATGAGTCGATGTTAAGCCGTTGTCGTGCATAACAAATGATGTTTCTTCTATAAGAACAACgatgtttctctctcttccatatCAGCAAACTATTATCTTGTTAATGAGTTCGGCAGCTGAACATAGAGAGGAGATTTGTCTCGTTctccgcacgcacgcttcccgaactatAAAACGGtgttatttttgcaaaaaaaaattctatagaaaagttgttttaaaaaacatattaattcttttttgaaatttaaaaatagttaatactcaattaattatgtgctaatggctcaccttgttttgcgtatcttctcaatcatCTCTTTTCCTCTACTCTCAAACACAGCCCTCCTTCTATACTCCCTCCCTATAGTTTGACTAAGAGTATAGTATTGATTGTTGTTGTACTCCATTCGTCTCATATTATaggttgttttgattttttttctcagtcatttttttttacgtttgactaactttatagaaaaatttagcaacatctctAATACCAAAtttatttcattaaatataaaattgaatatattttgataacatgtttattttgtattaaaaatgttgctacatttttctacaaacttaaaaacatttaactagaaaaaaacttataatataaaatggagggagtacatgcccTACTCAATGCTACTTGGTAGTAGTGTAAGCCTAGGTTGCAAGCAGTAGTAAGCTATCACGCTCTCCATATTGTTTTAGCGTGTTGGTCAAGAATAAGGTGGGTCCGGCTTAAAGGATCAACGATTGCAATCCCTGGTTCACAAATGATGTttcttctataaaaaaaaccttGGTAGGAACCATCATGCAAAATAATATAGTTTTAACTCTTTTTTACCGGTTGTAGCCATGTGACCGGGTTGCAAGTACATACCACTCTCAAATGGTTCCTACCAGGTAGGAACTGAGCATTTAATCTTTATTATATGTTAAAATACAAATCATGGATGCCATAACACAAGTCTAGATTAAACTTTTGTCCTAGAAGCACCAATAACGGTTTGAGAAATGTGTTTTAGATATCACACAGTATTACAAAATTACAATAGAGAATATTTACTTCTCTCCAATGAAAGTTAATAGAAAGAGGACCCTAGCATGTGGTATTAGTTGTGCAAACACCACATTTATGGGTGGTGTAGAAAATAAGGTGGGTTCCACGGGGAAAAAACCGTTCCTCTTCAACCTCCCCATGACCCTTGGCATGCGAGAAAGTTTTGATCTCCAATCCGCCCACGAAACCCTATTGCTTACCCCATCACTACCTTATATCTCTTTATCCCTACCACCTGAATCTATCAATAATTGGCCCATGTGTATCCTGCTTCCTCACACTTATAGGGCATCCATGTTGTATCATTACTCCTAAAATCCTATACTTCTCATGCCTAACATTAGCCTACAGGCTCAGGTACGGAACCCATCaagctgtaaaaaaaaacttgaggcTCACGAACTATTAAAGCTCAGCTCGAGCTTTAGATGAGCCAAGCCCGAGCCTAACCCTACATCTCATAGGCTTTGCCAAGACGAGCTCAAACTTCTAATGAGCTAGACTGTGTATGACTTTTATTGTTTATTTACCTTATTTATTTGATAATTAAaccaaatatcaaatatatattagtATGTATTTTCATGATGAATTAGCATGTATTAgaagcatatttttttctcttttattagtgtgattagttagaaaataattatttttatcaaaggAGAAATATACGTTATACTGATTATGacagagatcgagatcgagcaTGTTTAAAAGCTCAAAGACGGAATAGGCTCAGAAGCCGAGCTTGTGTCTCGCTCGAGCCTAGACAGACGAGTTCACTCGAGCTTGGCTCATCGACATTCCTACATGAGGGTGGTTGTTGCGGCGAGCAGCAGGGTGTGGCCTCTCTGGTGTTGTGGTGTAGTGTGGGCTTCTTCTTGCAATATACCAGAACGGGAGAGTGTGCAGGGGTCTGTAGGAAGAGAAATGAACTAAGGGGCAGCTCCCACACGCACACAACAAACAGACAAAGCAGCAAGAAGAGTAGAGCgtgaggagaaagaaaaaaaaaggtggtggAGTCGAGtgaagaggggaaaaaagaaatccATGCACTCATCTTGTGACAAGTTAGATTTCCGTCAAATGAAATGATTTTGGGAGAGCTGTAAAAATTCTATGTTTCGGAGTAGCCCTTAATTTTCCCTAATTTTCTCCATAAAAGAGATTATAATAACTTTTAAGTATCCAAACAGAATTAAAAAGTAAGCACAGCGTCGTAACCGCAAACTGAGCTTAAATTTAATTTAGTATCTGCATAAGCATTGCTTGGTGATTCTATATGGCCATCACTCTGCTTTTCATTGAATATGATATTTCTGTTCATTTCATTGAACAAACAAATGTATAGATTTCAATTTATCATATGAATCTCCCTACCGAATTCAaaagtcatatatatatatggaccaTATGGTGATGGCTAGTGATCAACACAATTGCAAATAAGAAAAATCCTTTATATGTCACCAATTGTTGTCCTCATCCGTATTGCTTTATTGTCACATTGACGTGTAGGATTATGCCCATGTTATCGATGAGGCAACAAGCTAAGTGATTtcataaataccccccaccaaACATTGCAAGTAGTGCATCAGACATGAAAATAATCTACCATGTGCCATGTACTTAAAAATACAAAGAACTCATCAACGACTAGGATTTATACGGTATACATATTCCAAATGAGTGGCATTATCACTCTCTAGCTAGGGCTGCGTTCAAATGGGCTTCATAGCTTAGCTTTTCTGTGGCATATAAAACGAGACGAGACAGCACATGATTAACAAAATACttactattataaatttgaaaatagatttatttatttttttaaaaaaatttatatttaaagTTTTTGCTAAAATTGAATTGTTTAGTGGTTCAAAAAATGTCTTTATAAAAGACGGAGTAGCTCAGCTGAGAAGCTGTTTAGAACGCAGCTAGCTAGTCCAACTAGCTACCTCGCTCTCACTAAGTACAAACTTCCATGATCTGAATTTGCATACATCTAGCAGCTTGGCCATAGCTTGTAAGTTTTGTTTCTCCAAATCAACGAGCCAAAGACAAAGCTAAAGCTAATTATATGTCAtccttttcttaattaatactcAAGCCCGTTATTTCTTCCCTTCCTAGCttctttcttgttcttttcttcttttttcttttcttttgaggaTATCTTTGAAATATATGTGCTTTTGTGACGTCTAAAATAACATATGTGCCTTTTGTGAtagcaatatatatacattttctgTTAGAGCAAAAGTAAGTTATTCCATATTAGGTGGTACCAACTAAACCAAAGGCAAGCATGCATATGAGAGCGTGTGTTGTTGTTGCTTACCCCACACCTAAAATCATATGAGCTTAAGAAGCTAAGCCATGACTTAATTGCAGCTTGGAGTGTCTATCCCTTTCTTTCCTATTATTTTTGTACGGATTAGACTAAGGCTTTCATATTCATCGATCCCTCCCATATTTACTTCAAGGCAAATATCTCATGTATGcctataattaaattaaagtaTGTGCTCTtccttgccaaaaaaaaaaatctacactGATCAAAGCATATGTATGAGGTTTGTAAGAGGAagttttaatgtttttttttgcaataaattatttatgCATTGATATTGTACCAAattattaatttcttttgttatCATTTTGTCATTGGTGTTGTACCAGTACATATAGGTTTTACACTTAATCTATTTCTTTGTAGTTAGTCGGCCAGTCGGCCTCCACTTAAAAAACATAGATAATTGATcacttaaaataaaattgtagAAGAAATAGTTATTGTACACATACtcattatatttctttttaactatttttaaaaaagaaaacttcaaactatactattatattttattttgcgAAATGATCCCGCCTTTGCATTTGCATTGATGCGACTTGAGGTTTACATATATGAATAAATAGCATTGTTAGACAAGGTTGATATATGTGTTGACAACACACCCATCAAATATAATAAATCAAAGTAATATTTGCATATATGTAAATGTTGCGCATATATAATGACAAATAAGATAGCGAGAGCTACCACGATAAGGTGCATTTACGTAGATGCATGTAACGCCATGCATCGCTATAGCCAATGACGTATAACGTGGTAACACGTTGCAATGAAAGTATACAACCTATTTATCAAAAGCCAACTACATGATCCTATTGTTATACAGATGAAATGAAATAATCATACAACGAATACAATACATATCTACCGTGAGaaactatagaaaaaaaaatatggagcaCGTTGAATAAAGCAAATACTATAAGCGACTGGCTATGTGTAGTTTTACATTATAGTACAACATCATATCTACCAAAATGATACTTGGCAAGAGGATATACAAGAGTATTTACGGAGAGAAAACCCTTTGAATTTACATTTTCTTCCTACTTCATCCTTAGTTCTACCTGAAATGTTGGCGAGTCTCAAAATAATATCACAACGAAGAATAAATTGTCATTCCGAACGGACACCAATGTACATCCATAATATTCCCAACTTACAGAATGATATATTCCCCCCTTATTTTATAACTATATGTTTTGTATATACATTTCTATTGAAGTACTAatctttaatatatatatatatatatatattatataattgaTGTATTTTTTACTCAACTTTTTTATTACCACCCCTGTATTAGTGTATTGTCGTTTGTTTTAGCTGGGGTGTAGTCCATTTGGGAGAGGAAAAGGGTTGGTATAAAAACCCCCCCTCACTGCTGCCAACATCcattccccccctccccctctgctgctgctgccgcctcgaCTCCTCCTAGATCTGGAAGCTCactccccccccccacccccacccacctcctcgccgccgatctccaccgcattcccctcctcctcgtcgccggcgacctctcCCCGCCCCGTATGCCACTTCACTTCTTCCTTCGTCTTGTGTTGCTCTAGATCTGGAAGCTCTTTTttcgtttctttctttttttttttgttttggaaaaaagaagaagaagaagagagactAACTTTGTTGCCTCGTCGGTGCTTGCTTCGCCCGCCAGCCTGATCTCCGTCGTCCAGCGGCATCGTCGTTGGTGAGCGAAGGTGAGAGCAtcgtcctcttcttcttcttgctcgcCGCTCTCGTCTACCACGCACCTACCATTCCTCTCTTTGTGTTCTGTTGTTCTGCTgttctagatctggaagctcttctctcttttttttttcttggattaACATTAGTACTAGTGATAACAGtttcaccaaaaaaaagagagaaaaatttGGGGCTCAACTGGACCCGCAATGTGATGTTGCTGGATCTGCTGCTAGTTTCTGGATCTGCAGTAGTGGCATTGTTGCCATCTGTGTTGTAGctgatttcttttcttttcttttctttttcttttcttgggtGCAGCATATTCTGCTCTGTTCATGCTTCACTAGATTTATTTATTATCAAGTTCAAGGTTAGAACTCGCTATATAGCATGGGCAAATCAAATCTCTGGAGTAGTAAGAATTCTTTTCACAGGTGAGTTGGAGGGTGGTTGGGGGACCCGCTTTGGAGTGTGTTGCAGGTTATGTAGTAGTACATGTGTTTGCAACATTGCTTCTTGTTGAAACTAATGCTGTGCCATGTACTACCTGCCGGCCTTCTTTGCTGATGCTTTAAGCTAAATTTAGAGGAGTAATTATGTCGGTGGGGGGAAAATTGTTGTTTATTCCACAGCTTGCGCGAGCTGAAATTGGTTTGGAACAATGTTGTGCGGGGACGCATTTCTTGCTACCGTAGTCACTGTCGATCTTTTCCGCGGGATGTTTTTAATACTTGACTGTGGTTTTGGTTGCTAGGGAGGCATCTCCATCAGTTCTGCATGTTTTGTGGTGCTTGTCTGTACTCGGATTCTTTTTGGAGGGAACTAAAGATTACTTTTTCGTGATAATACGTGATATCGGAAACATGTTGCTCAAACTAGTATTGGTGCTGCTAAAGCAAAACTCTTTCCTCAATGTGGGCTGCTAGattgagtattttttttaaccattaATAAAGACTTTGGGCCATCTTTAATTGTCCACTATGGCTCATATATTTCCTAGAAGTTTACCGTTGTTCATTCTAAGAAAAGAATAACTGCACCTTTTTTTTAGACTATGAAGCTTTATAATCAGCATTTGTAGGGACTAGCTTCAGTtcgaagtgttttttttttagttagGACATTGGTGCTTATAAATTAGAAGACAAATTTATTGTAGGATCTGATGATTACGTGGTGTAAACATAGAATGCCCTTAATAGATTACTGCTCCTTTTGATAAGGTAAATTATGTCATTAATGCACAATGTTAGCTGTTCTACTGCTAGTTTCCTGCCATTAGCTAATGTATTTTCTTCGAAAGGAAGGCCATTATGTACTGTTCAAACCTCACAGAACACACCACAAAAGGTTCTTCTATCCACGATCTCTTTCATCTCTAGCAGTACGTGCATGTAGGACAATTTTTGTCTCATGTCAGGCTTGCATTTTTCATGATATTCGTAGTGCGATTGTTTCCTCTGGGTGACATAATGTTGTGTCTGATTTGcgcgttcttttttttttttttttacttcagcTATGTGATTTTGTTTGACTCTGTTTTTAGGTGCTGATACAAGGTGTTGTCTGAGTCTGCAAATATTGATGATGTGCCTAAAAGTTTGACAGTCTTGCTTGAATACACAGCAGCATTACTTGGTTACACTCTGAAGGTGTAGTTGCCTTTGTTGGTTTAGAACATGGGTTCACGGTTTCCATCCCACCAACTAAGCAATGGCCTTTATGTCTCGGGCCGACCAGAGCAACCTAAGGAGAAGGCTCCAGTCATTTGCTCCACAGCAATGCCATACACTGGGGGTGACATAAAGAAATCTGGAGAACTAGGGAAAATGTTTGACCTCCATGTTGAAAAGTCGCGGAAGTCTGGTCCTTTGGGTAATCAACCTTCAAGAAATACTTCATTTGGTGGTGCTGGTTCCAACTCTGGACCAGTTTCTAATGCTCTTGGTCGGTCCAACTACTCTGGTTCTATTTCATCATCTGTTCCTGGTGCTGGAGGATCAGCAAGGGCAAAATCAAATTCTGGACCTCTCAATAAGCATGGAGAACCAGGAAAGAAGTCATCTGGTCCCCAGTCAGGAGGAGTGACCCCAATGGCACGTCAGAATTCTGGTCCTTTACCTCCTGTTCTTCCTACAACTGGGCTGATCACATCAGGGCCTATCTCCTCTGGACCTCTGAATTCATCTGGTGCTCCACGAAAAGTATCAGGCCCTCTTGATCCTAGTGTATCAATGAAGATGCGTGCAACTTCTTTTGCTCACAACCCAGCTGTTACAAACCTGAATGCCGATGATGGTTACTCTATTAAGGGCAGCATTCCTAAGACAATACTCTGGATGGTTATTCTGCTCTTTTTGATGGGGTTCATAGCAGGTGGTTTCATTCTTGGAGCTGTTCATAACCCTATTCTGCTGGTAGTTGTGGTGGTCATATTTTGCTTTGTTGCTGCTCTTGTGATTTGGAACATTTGCTGGGGAACGAGAGGTGTGACTGGGTTTGTCAGTCGCTATCCTGATGCTGATCTCAGAACAGCAAAAGATGGACAGTATGTGAAAGTTACTGGGGTATGTGAATTACTGATATCTAGTTTTAATTTGATTATTCTGCTGTTTAGTCTTTTATtgtttcattattatttttctcttcccCTGCATCAGCTTGCACAGCTGATTAGAATTTATTATCAAGATCACATTATTAATATGTGCCTTTGCACAGCATAATTTAAATTCTTATTTTATGATTAGTGATGTGATGTTAgcttcattttatttctcagCAGCTTTTGTGTTGAGGTATTTTATATAAGTTTGACATAGTAATTTAGATGGTCATGAGTAGTAACAATATCAATATTGATAAACAACCAGAACAAACTTTCAATGGTCAGAACGTAGGAGCTTGTTTTTTCATATAGGTTTGATTAGTGTCATCACCAAGTAATATTTTAACATAGTACAAACATGACTTCTTATGCTACAACTCGTAAATGATGGTGGAGCATCTTGTTGCCTAAtactttctgaaaaaaaatgatttgttcTTTTACGGTTAAGTTGTTTTATCTTAGATTGGCTTTCTTTTATCATCATTTACCAACCAACATATTGAACTTCACAGGTTGTTACATGTGGAAATTTTCCTCTCGAGTCCTCATTTCAAAGGGTCCCAAGATGTGTGTACACTTCAACTTGCTTG
The Oryza glaberrima chromosome 8, OglaRS2, whole genome shotgun sequence DNA segment above includes these coding regions:
- the LOC127781202 gene encoding uncharacterized membrane protein At1g16860-like; its protein translation is MGSRFPSHQLSNGLYVSGRPEQPKEKAPVICSTAMPYTGGDIKKSGELGKMFDLHVEKSRKSGPLGNQPSRNTSFGGAGSNSGPVSNALGRSNYSGSISSSVPGAGGSARAKSNSGPLNKHGEPGKKSSGPQSGGVTPMARQNSGPLPPVLPTTGLITSGPISSGPLNSSGAPRKVSGPLDPSVSMKMRATSFAHNPAVTNLNADDGYSIKGSIPKTILWMVILLFLMGFIAGGFILGAVHNPILLVVVVVIFCFVAALVIWNICWGTRGVTGFVSRYPDADLRTAKDGQYVKVTGVVTCGNFPLESSFQRVPRCVYTSTCLYEYRGWDSKAANTEHRQFTWGLRSMERHAVDFYISDFQSGLRALVKTGYGARVTPYVDESVVIDINPDNKDMSPEFLRWLRERNLSSDDRIMRLKEGYIKEGSTVSVMGVVQRNDNVLMIVPPSEPISTGCQWAKCILPTSLDGLVLRCEDTSNIDVIPV